Proteins from a genomic interval of Leptospira hartskeerlii:
- a CDS encoding response regulator, with translation MEKAILFVDDEALILMSMKSQVKRHLGDTYRYETALDASEAMQIIEELVTEGVKILIVISDWLMPNIKGDEFLRIVHQRYPEIQKIIITGHADIASVEALKKEINLYSYLKKPWDEKELVTTITSALK, from the coding sequence GTGGAGAAAGCGATTCTTTTTGTTGATGATGAAGCGCTCATTTTGATGAGTATGAAGTCCCAAGTCAAAAGACATCTGGGTGATACTTATCGTTATGAGACAGCTCTAGATGCGTCCGAAGCGATGCAGATCATTGAAGAATTAGTAACAGAGGGAGTCAAGATCCTGATCGTAATTTCCGATTGGCTGATGCCTAATATCAAGGGAGACGAATTTTTAAGGATCGTTCACCAAAGATATCCGGAGATCCAAAAGATAATCATTACAGGTCATGCGGACATCGCCTCCGTCGAAGCTTTAAAAAAAGAGATCAATTTATACAGCTACTTAAAAAAGCCTTGGGACGAAAAAGAATTAGTAACCACTATCACCTCAGCCCTTAAATAA
- a CDS encoding ATP-binding protein has product MSLRTRFSLYCAIVLFAFSVLLTLLVAAAAFYDSKVSSKEAAFAKAEGASFEVRKIFSEAISKVGEAKTRWELTRPSRASVEKDLVDLFQNDKRFLGAGAVFEPNLFDGRDASFIGRKGSNSYGRFVPYFHRSIKNPDEISLEESVYYDNTDESGNYYQIPKATLSDFVGEPYFYPLEGVDIYMISLIRPIIRQGRFIGIVGLDLKLSDLEEELFFKRPFGDGHLALISPGGKYAVHGAKGILQGKNAGTPEVKEAIHKSLSSGQPFAYLVEGGNSYIFPFSMGTYGKNWAIEVYVPDSVLWNDLGPIILRCLLITFALLPICLYFLDRFFCKYVSEGLSEATTFADSLGAGNYSAQIPDRKFQDEIHHLFITLENMKEKLLAAIDQQIRSEKILRESAEIYSRNEIIRLQKEELEEALGELKTAQETLLRNERLAAIGRISGAVSHQINNPLGAIGASRENISFYVKRITILLPFLFEYLSQATEPEREFFNTTLSRTLENHKEQIGKKFRETRHSIEAFLKQEHIEDAGDKAAVVAELGFTDCPEFILQLCRCSEWDRISEFLMAVRGLEISEEVIHRSTDRMYKIVSALETYSGIAKEDKERRVKISDTMEVVLGVYEGAGGNRVTVERNYISEATLRCIPEDLVRLWTQIVDNAYQAMSGEGKLKVRIYDVESKIVCEVEDSGSGIPKNIREQVGEVLSSGKSEGEGAGIGLAVAASISKKYGGSWNWESEPGCTIFRFSFPKSE; this is encoded by the coding sequence ATGAGCCTTCGAACGCGCTTCTCTCTTTATTGCGCTATTGTTTTATTTGCATTCTCCGTTCTATTAACTCTGTTGGTAGCCGCTGCCGCTTTCTACGATTCCAAAGTTTCTTCCAAAGAAGCAGCGTTTGCAAAAGCAGAAGGTGCGTCTTTCGAAGTTCGTAAAATTTTTTCAGAAGCAATTTCCAAAGTAGGCGAAGCCAAAACTCGTTGGGAACTTACTCGCCCTTCTCGCGCTTCCGTTGAAAAAGATCTTGTGGATCTTTTTCAGAATGACAAAAGATTTTTAGGAGCCGGTGCGGTTTTTGAACCCAATCTTTTTGATGGAAGGGATGCTTCTTTTATAGGTCGTAAAGGTTCAAATTCATACGGTAGATTTGTTCCGTACTTTCATAGAAGTATAAAAAATCCGGACGAGATCAGTTTAGAAGAAAGTGTATATTACGATAATACCGACGAAAGTGGGAATTATTACCAGATTCCCAAAGCAACGTTAAGCGACTTTGTAGGAGAACCTTACTTTTATCCTTTGGAAGGAGTCGATATTTATATGATCTCTTTGATCCGGCCGATTATCCGCCAGGGAAGATTTATAGGAATCGTCGGCTTAGATCTAAAACTTTCCGATTTAGAAGAAGAATTATTTTTCAAGAGGCCGTTCGGCGACGGTCATTTGGCATTGATCTCTCCGGGTGGAAAATATGCGGTCCACGGCGCTAAGGGGATTTTACAAGGAAAGAACGCAGGAACTCCCGAAGTAAAAGAAGCAATTCACAAATCATTATCTTCCGGACAACCTTTTGCCTATTTAGTAGAAGGTGGGAATTCCTACATATTCCCATTTAGTATGGGAACTTATGGAAAAAACTGGGCCATAGAGGTATATGTTCCGGATTCTGTACTTTGGAATGATTTAGGGCCGATTATTCTAAGATGCTTATTAATCACATTCGCTCTCTTGCCGATATGTTTATATTTTCTAGATAGATTCTTTTGTAAATACGTCTCGGAAGGATTATCGGAAGCGACTACTTTTGCTGATTCATTAGGAGCAGGGAATTATTCAGCTCAGATCCCTGACAGAAAATTCCAGGACGAGATCCATCACCTTTTTATAACGTTAGAGAATATGAAGGAGAAGTTGCTTGCAGCGATCGATCAACAGATCCGGTCTGAAAAGATCCTAAGAGAATCTGCAGAGATCTATTCTCGTAATGAGATCATTCGTCTTCAAAAGGAAGAATTAGAGGAGGCTTTAGGCGAATTAAAAACCGCACAAGAAACCTTACTACGGAACGAAAGATTAGCTGCGATCGGCAGGATCTCAGGTGCAGTCAGTCATCAGATCAATAATCCGCTTGGAGCGATCGGAGCGTCTAGGGAAAATATTTCCTTTTATGTGAAAAGGATTACGATACTTCTTCCTTTTCTTTTCGAATATTTAAGCCAAGCAACTGAACCTGAGAGGGAATTTTTTAACACTACCTTAAGCAGAACATTAGAAAATCATAAAGAGCAGATCGGTAAAAAATTCAGAGAAACTAGGCATTCTATAGAGGCATTCTTAAAGCAGGAACATATAGAAGATGCCGGAGATAAAGCGGCGGTTGTCGCCGAATTAGGATTTACCGATTGTCCGGAGTTTATTCTTCAGTTATGCAGATGTTCGGAATGGGATCGTATCTCCGAGTTTTTGATGGCTGTCCGAGGGTTGGAAATTTCGGAAGAGGTCATTCATAGATCCACTGATAGGATGTATAAGATCGTATCTGCATTAGAAACCTATTCCGGGATCGCAAAAGAAGATAAAGAAAGACGGGTTAAGATTTCCGACACTATGGAAGTTGTGTTAGGCGTATACGAGGGAGCAGGTGGCAATAGGGTTACGGTCGAAAGAAATTATATCTCGGAAGCGACCTTGAGATGTATCCCTGAAGACTTGGTAAGACTTTGGACCCAGATCGTTGATAATGCATACCAAGCAATGTCCGGAGAAGGTAAACTTAAAGTACGTATCTATGATGTGGAATCCAAGATTGTTTGTGAAGTAGAGGACAGTGGTTCCGGTATTCCAAAGAATATTAGAGAACAAGTAGGAGAAGTCTTATCTTCCGGCAAATCGGAAGGAGAGGGCGCGGGTATTGGACTTGCAGTTGCCGCTTCCATTTCCAAAAAATATGGAGGCAGCTGGAATTGGGAAAGTGAACCTGGTTGCACTATCTTTCGCTTTTCCTTTCCCAAATCAGAATGA
- a CDS encoding LA_0442/LA_0875 N-terminal domain-containing protein, whose amino-acid sequence MFLGVWPKRPLAYVAGLFILFGFGEVFSADFVRLKNGQVVRGKIILEDDEKVLVAENDDYVRFVDKDNVAQVSYEKGKQNVGASTLDKKTAPQKVSDVPQGHVETGPPNMYGPSAGSSNGNGGDTSIEVIHEVVTDFIWRGLSFSGEIANRRDNESYRAMTFVPSYQPTVTFNTPLKGFQVQFWGNFQLTERNDRDNDGRFQMYPGGAGPGYAGQGSAGSLSPFSAPSPDTLNSACPYDTQTNFMAGNPTTGSTCGGDVPGFKKEQNGMKRSDGLFYAFYYNFEKTSWGTFTAGIWFYNTFQKSAAYMSPALGGFNSSAAQGVSGANNPSTQITRLAWQEYFFFWKLPFLQWVNPTISFYTQFSQENAGLMAGKNYLSLTMGHEFFEGNFFRILPQVNIGYAMSNNIVDNRYGIQDITSTLTFFFGKFFVKAADVYRPNLYMYDTDNYYGATGGYVNTSSKDSKIVDPGKVNGPANQLVLDFINSSTSIPDQLRQSVRESYLLQKIPSHLVWFSIGFSQNF is encoded by the coding sequence ATGTTCCTTGGAGTTTGGCCGAAGCGTCCGCTTGCTTACGTGGCAGGACTGTTTATTCTTTTCGGTTTCGGAGAAGTATTCTCAGCCGATTTTGTTCGTTTAAAGAACGGACAAGTGGTCCGAGGTAAGATCATCTTAGAAGACGATGAGAAGGTTTTGGTTGCCGAGAATGACGACTATGTTCGCTTCGTAGATAAGGATAATGTAGCTCAGGTAAGTTATGAAAAAGGAAAACAGAATGTAGGAGCTTCTACCTTAGATAAAAAAACGGCACCACAAAAAGTTTCCGATGTTCCCCAAGGGCATGTGGAAACCGGTCCTCCGAATATGTATGGCCCTAGTGCCGGATCCAGCAATGGTAATGGAGGAGATACTTCCATAGAAGTAATACACGAGGTGGTCACGGACTTTATTTGGCGGGGACTTAGTTTCTCCGGAGAGATCGCGAATCGTAGAGATAACGAAAGTTATAGAGCGATGACATTCGTTCCTTCTTACCAACCTACAGTAACTTTTAATACTCCATTAAAAGGTTTTCAAGTCCAGTTTTGGGGAAACTTTCAATTAACAGAACGTAATGATAGAGATAACGATGGAAGATTCCAAATGTATCCTGGAGGAGCTGGACCTGGTTATGCAGGTCAAGGTTCTGCAGGTTCTTTAAGTCCATTCTCCGCTCCTTCTCCCGACACGTTAAACTCTGCTTGTCCTTACGATACTCAAACAAACTTCATGGCGGGAAATCCTACCACAGGTTCCACTTGCGGTGGAGATGTTCCTGGTTTCAAAAAAGAACAGAACGGTATGAAGCGTTCGGACGGATTGTTCTACGCATTTTATTATAATTTCGAAAAAACAAGTTGGGGAACTTTTACTGCGGGGATCTGGTTCTATAACACTTTCCAAAAGAGTGCAGCTTATATGTCCCCTGCATTAGGAGGATTTAATTCTTCTGCAGCGCAGGGAGTTTCCGGAGCGAATAACCCTTCTACTCAGATCACTCGTTTAGCTTGGCAGGAATATTTTTTCTTTTGGAAATTGCCGTTCTTGCAATGGGTGAATCCAACTATCTCTTTTTATACTCAATTTTCTCAGGAAAATGCAGGTTTGATGGCCGGAAAAAACTATCTATCTTTGACGATGGGTCATGAATTTTTTGAAGGGAATTTTTTCAGGATACTTCCTCAGGTTAACATAGGTTATGCGATGAGTAATAATATCGTGGATAACAGATATGGGATCCAGGATATAACTTCTACCCTCACTTTCTTTTTCGGGAAGTTTTTCGTAAAGGCCGCAGACGTATATAGGCCTAATTTATATATGTATGATACTGATAATTATTATGGAGCTACAGGCGGTTACGTAAACACAAGTTCCAAAGACAGTAAGATAGTGGACCCGGGAAAAGTAAACGGCCCCGCCAATCAATTAGTGCTGGATTTTATCAATTCTTCCACTTCTATACCGGACCAATTGAGACAATCCGTAAGAGAGTCATATCTGCTGCAGAAAATTCCATCTCATTTGGTTTGGTTCAGTATAGGGTTTAGCCAAAACTTCTAA
- a CDS encoding PAS domain-containing protein has translation MDPKNTKQISKDLQAKLEAANQRISELENKIEKLSRSESDNRLLRSLIDYSPSAITIVNAETGIFEVVNSTAEILFGYTREEFLKLGPAEISPEFQPDGRDSKSSAYEKITLALQGETPVFRWDHCDKDKRVIPCEIHLVKIPGSKNLVRGNIIDLRNEIEAKVLLKNREEQLDLVIKSADLGFWDWNIPNGIVIPNEKCAAILGFTLEEFQTTTDFWRSRIHPDDRPLIVAGLKDHMEGRSELFETDFRMLCKDGSWKWIRSRGKVWERDKDGTPVRALGIHIDITEKKETEKILEEKESTLDLAVQGANLGIWDYNIITNEHHVDANWLKMLGYLPGEVIPTYEFWNESLHPEDKDKTNSAWKSYVKGESPSYSTTFRLKCKDGSYKWILTRGKVAENDPEGNPLRMIGIHIDISEQKQTEDELRETKLFLDRAQKAAKIGSWEYDIPSGKMTASEGLYQILEANDRMLVPTFDYMHSDDRERVEEHFKRSIIEGASAEIEYRSITPSGKEKVLLNKTDFIKDSEGKVLKLLGTIQDITDEIKRKKEEEDKRNIERLTSSISTELINQPILEIEEAISNAIIRITKTFKMSRGNLVLYDTEKMNRTLVYEFIIPEAKNQDASWPAESPIDPNNFLTKKILDGEIVLLQLEDFPESDARNKMLALRIQFLIGVPLTLEGKVVGGLGMNSEIPLSQLGMKFGEFELANLKAIGETLTNAIERKRKHSDLLAERDLLAEIMKTSVAAITVLNPEGEILYANPSAENVLGLSLDEIQERKYNAPEWKATSIDGGEWTANDQPFIRVLNSGQPVYDVRHAIEDEYGNKKFLSINGAPIKDASGKIKNLVFLVTDITESLSAERALKRSEERLRHALIASKMGTWSWNLKDRIAHWSSDTAFIFGKDIEDFDTNTSTFMDLVHPDDQGLLEKYVRASLLGKEDSLNIEFRIFHPDGTIHWLEVKGQVYRNSKRFAERMAGIVADITERKKSEEKLKASEARFQTFYRFANEAIIFLDPRTEGILDTNPAFLRVFGFNQKDLHSVSPSSLFTPDSWATLHARIRSFESSENLELRAIRWNGQVFSAIGSVHFYTERESYVAAVSLLDTSAIQEVEELKVINDEISVRNRLIEMQKNELQETLENLKKAQAQLIQSEKMAALGQLIAGVAHEINNPIGAVQASNQNLQECLIRFQTILPDVQNVLTGMNSEQVEAFRQFLSLVRQPKDQLAGMEERNAKKSIVAQLQELNIPSPYAIADSLTDMGFRELPKIALPFLVCERANVLIEYSTLEAFFFSNTNTIQIAVDRVSKILYALKNFSHFDTTSEKIPASITENIETVLTIYQNQLKKGIQVFKEYENIPKILCYPDDLIHVWTNLIYNSLQAMEFRGTIKIKVYQKADFICVEIIDNGPGIPENILDKIFQPFFTTKLPGEGSGLGLDIVKKIVEKHEGKTEVETRPGFTMFRILLPFIEVKV, from the coding sequence GTGGATCCAAAAAATACAAAACAGATCAGCAAGGATCTTCAGGCGAAGTTAGAAGCCGCTAACCAAAGAATCTCCGAACTAGAGAATAAAATTGAAAAACTCTCCCGCTCGGAATCGGATAATCGTCTTCTGAGATCGTTGATCGATTATTCTCCTTCTGCAATCACTATCGTGAACGCAGAGACAGGGATATTCGAGGTAGTCAATTCAACTGCTGAAATTCTTTTCGGTTATACGAGAGAGGAGTTTTTAAAATTAGGTCCTGCCGAAATCTCTCCGGAATTCCAACCAGATGGAAGAGATTCTAAATCTTCCGCATACGAAAAAATAACCTTAGCACTACAGGGAGAAACTCCAGTATTCAGATGGGATCACTGCGATAAGGACAAAAGGGTCATTCCTTGCGAAATACATTTAGTAAAGATCCCAGGTTCTAAAAATTTAGTCCGCGGAAACATAATCGATCTTAGAAATGAGATCGAAGCAAAAGTTTTACTCAAGAACAGAGAAGAACAATTAGATCTTGTTATCAAAAGTGCGGATCTAGGATTTTGGGATTGGAATATTCCGAATGGGATCGTAATCCCTAATGAAAAATGTGCTGCGATCCTAGGATTTACCTTGGAGGAATTCCAGACAACTACCGATTTCTGGAGATCTAGGATCCATCCGGATGATAGACCACTTATCGTTGCAGGACTAAAAGATCATATGGAAGGCCGATCTGAATTATTCGAAACGGACTTCCGAATGTTATGCAAAGACGGATCTTGGAAATGGATCCGCTCTAGAGGGAAAGTTTGGGAGAGAGATAAAGATGGCACTCCAGTCCGAGCACTTGGGATCCATATCGATATCACGGAAAAAAAAGAAACGGAAAAGATCCTAGAAGAAAAAGAAAGCACTCTGGATCTTGCTGTCCAAGGTGCCAACCTTGGCATATGGGATTATAATATTATAACAAACGAACATCATGTGGATGCGAACTGGCTGAAAATGTTAGGATATCTTCCCGGAGAAGTAATTCCTACATACGAATTTTGGAATGAAAGCCTTCATCCGGAGGACAAAGACAAAACGAACTCTGCATGGAAAAGTTACGTTAAAGGAGAATCACCTTCTTACTCCACTACATTCCGTTTAAAATGTAAAGACGGTTCTTATAAATGGATCTTAACCAGGGGAAAAGTCGCGGAGAATGATCCGGAAGGAAATCCGCTCCGAATGATCGGTATCCATATAGATATCTCGGAACAAAAGCAGACAGAGGATGAATTAAGAGAAACAAAACTCTTCTTGGATAGAGCACAAAAGGCAGCGAAAATAGGAAGCTGGGAATACGATATACCTTCCGGAAAAATGACTGCCTCAGAAGGCCTTTACCAAATATTGGAAGCAAATGATAGAATGCTCGTACCTACATTCGATTACATGCATTCGGATGATAGAGAAAGAGTAGAAGAACATTTTAAAAGATCAATAATAGAAGGCGCCTCGGCAGAAATAGAATATAGATCCATCACACCGTCCGGAAAGGAAAAGGTGCTTTTAAACAAGACTGACTTTATCAAAGACTCTGAAGGAAAAGTACTCAAACTTTTAGGGACTATCCAAGATATTACCGACGAGATCAAAAGGAAGAAAGAAGAAGAAGATAAAAGAAATATAGAAAGACTCACCTCCTCCATTTCTACGGAACTGATCAACCAACCTATATTAGAGATTGAAGAAGCAATTTCTAACGCAATCATAAGGATCACTAAAACATTCAAAATGTCCCGGGGAAATCTGGTATTGTACGATACGGAAAAAATGAACAGAACTTTAGTCTATGAGTTCATCATCCCGGAAGCAAAAAATCAAGATGCAAGTTGGCCCGCAGAAAGTCCCATCGATCCGAATAACTTTCTCACAAAAAAGATCTTAGATGGAGAAATAGTCTTACTTCAATTGGAAGATTTTCCGGAGTCGGATGCTAGAAACAAAATGTTAGCATTACGTATCCAATTCCTAATTGGGGTCCCTCTGACGTTAGAAGGAAAAGTGGTCGGGGGCTTAGGGATGAATTCTGAAATTCCCTTAAGCCAACTGGGAATGAAATTCGGAGAATTCGAACTCGCAAATTTAAAAGCGATCGGAGAAACGCTTACAAACGCAATAGAAAGAAAAAGAAAACATAGCGACCTTCTCGCAGAACGTGACCTTCTAGCAGAGATCATGAAAACTTCTGTGGCAGCGATCACTGTGTTAAATCCTGAGGGAGAAATTTTATACGCGAATCCTTCCGCTGAAAACGTGCTCGGACTAAGCCTAGATGAAATCCAGGAAAGAAAATACAATGCACCGGAATGGAAAGCCACCTCAATAGACGGAGGAGAATGGACTGCAAATGATCAACCATTCATACGAGTACTTAACTCCGGGCAACCGGTTTACGATGTTCGACATGCAATAGAGGATGAATACGGAAATAAAAAATTTCTATCTATCAACGGAGCGCCGATCAAGGATGCTTCAGGTAAGATCAAAAATCTAGTTTTCTTAGTTACGGATATTACCGAGTCACTTTCCGCAGAAAGAGCCTTAAAGCGTAGCGAAGAAAGACTTAGACATGCATTAATCGCTTCTAAAATGGGAACCTGGAGTTGGAACCTAAAAGATAGAATCGCTCACTGGTCTTCCGATACCGCTTTTATCTTCGGAAAAGATATAGAGGATTTCGATACAAATACTTCGACCTTCATGGATCTAGTCCACCCGGACGATCAAGGTTTACTCGAAAAATATGTAAGAGCGAGCCTATTAGGCAAAGAGGATTCGCTCAATATAGAGTTTAGAATTTTCCATCCGGACGGTACAATCCATTGGCTGGAAGTCAAAGGCCAAGTATATCGAAACTCAAAACGATTCGCCGAAAGAATGGCGGGGATAGTCGCCGATATCACTGAAAGAAAAAAATCAGAGGAAAAGTTAAAAGCAAGCGAAGCAAGGTTCCAAACCTTCTATAGATTTGCAAACGAAGCAATCATATTCTTAGATCCAAGAACGGAAGGCATACTGGACACAAATCCCGCTTTCTTAAGAGTATTCGGCTTTAACCAAAAAGATCTTCATTCTGTTTCTCCTTCCTCTCTGTTCACTCCCGATTCATGGGCCACTTTACACGCAAGGATACGCTCTTTCGAGAGTTCAGAAAACTTGGAATTGAGAGCAATACGCTGGAACGGACAAGTCTTTTCCGCAATAGGAAGCGTTCACTTCTACACCGAAAGAGAATCCTATGTGGCCGCAGTCAGCCTTTTGGATACTTCTGCCATCCAAGAGGTGGAAGAATTAAAAGTAATTAACGATGAGATCTCCGTTAGGAACAGACTCATAGAGATGCAAAAAAATGAGCTACAAGAAACATTAGAAAATCTTAAAAAAGCTCAAGCGCAACTGATCCAGTCTGAAAAAATGGCGGCCCTTGGACAATTGATTGCCGGTGTTGCTCATGAGATCAATAACCCTATCGGAGCAGTACAGGCTTCCAACCAAAACCTACAAGAATGTCTGATCCGTTTTCAAACCATCCTACCCGATGTACAAAACGTATTAACAGGAATGAATTCGGAACAGGTGGAAGCCTTCCGTCAATTTTTAAGCTTGGTTAGACAACCTAAAGACCAATTAGCAGGAATGGAAGAAAGGAACGCCAAAAAAAGTATAGTAGCTCAATTACAAGAATTGAATATTCCTTCTCCTTACGCAATCGCCGATTCTTTAACTGATATGGGGTTCAGGGAATTACCAAAGATTGCTCTTCCCTTCCTGGTCTGTGAAAGAGCCAACGTGCTTATAGAATATTCAACATTGGAAGCATTCTTCTTTTCTAATACGAATACGATACAGATTGCGGTAGATCGAGTTTCGAAGATCTTATACGCTCTAAAAAACTTCTCTCATTTCGATACCACTTCGGAAAAGATCCCGGCATCTATTACGGAAAACATAGAAACAGTTCTTACAATTTACCAGAATCAACTCAAAAAAGGGATCCAAGTCTTCAAGGAATATGAGAATATTCCCAAAATATTATGCTATCCGGATGACTTGATCCATGTATGGACAAATTTGATCTATAACTCCCTACAAGCGATGGAGTTCCGAGGAACGATCAAGATCAAGGTCTACCAAAAGGCCGACTTCATCTGCGTTGAGATCATAGATAATGGACCAGGAATCCCCGAAAATATTTTGGATAAAATTTTCCAACCATTCTTTACAACAAAACTTCCGGGAGAAGGAAGTGGATTAGGACTGGATATCGTGAAAAAGATCGTAGAAAAACATGAGGGAAAAACGGAAGTAGAGACAAGACCCGGATTTACAATGTTCCGGATCTTGCTTCCTTTTATTGAAGTTAAAGTTTAA
- a CDS encoding EAL domain-containing response regulator: MKNQENGSSDEAPKRSVILCVDDELIILRGLKEQLKSAFGKNYQIEAADSAELALQIVEECNQAGIHIPAILSDQVMPGIRGDEFLIRIQETNPNTRKIMLTGQASADSVGNALNKANLYRYLSKPWDSNDLLMTVKEAIRSYESDISLFELNKKLEEALLYNRDSGLPNLESLRRRLDIVAEDKEDSLLALIRIESTSLTTRDFGVSLYKDLMKKFLDSMKSILGSYGEIFHVYEDEVAILSKVAEEEFLPHLIAFRILLRSDYFTASGISFRINATIATASGKKDLYYKARLALVKASQEPEFDSESGIYTYSEKMDDQDLYKINMDLGKRLNQAIHSGNVVPYFQGIMDNQTGKVEKFECLARIVEDGKVYAPASFLYLAKSTGLLRRISPILFEKALRKFSDSPYSFSINLSETELESPSFPKWASSRMEHYGINPSRVTFEILETASFHGNPERLKVISELKELGAKIAIDDFGVEHSNFSRLLEIQPDFIKIDGKFIQSLERNRTAFILTSAITELAHRIGAKVVAEFVSTPEELKVVRSLGIEYSQGYLIMQPSPDITPVSIKIIE; the protein is encoded by the coding sequence GTGAAAAACCAAGAAAATGGATCATCAGACGAAGCACCTAAAAGATCGGTGATTTTATGTGTCGATGACGAACTGATCATCCTGAGAGGACTTAAAGAACAGCTTAAATCCGCATTCGGAAAAAATTATCAAATAGAAGCTGCCGACAGCGCAGAACTCGCCCTTCAGATAGTGGAGGAATGTAACCAGGCAGGAATTCATATCCCTGCAATATTAAGCGACCAGGTCATGCCGGGGATCAGAGGGGATGAGTTCCTGATCCGCATCCAAGAAACAAATCCGAACACAAGAAAGATCATGCTCACGGGACAAGCAAGTGCAGACTCCGTTGGGAATGCATTGAACAAAGCAAACTTGTATAGATATCTTTCCAAACCCTGGGACTCAAACGATCTACTTATGACCGTAAAAGAAGCGATCCGTTCTTACGAGTCGGATATTTCTCTTTTCGAACTAAATAAAAAATTAGAAGAAGCGCTTCTTTATAATAGGGACTCTGGGCTTCCTAATTTGGAGTCTTTAAGAAGAAGATTGGATATCGTCGCAGAAGATAAGGAAGATTCTTTGCTCGCATTGATACGTATTGAATCTACTTCTTTGACCACAAGGGACTTCGGAGTTTCTCTTTATAAGGATTTAATGAAGAAGTTCCTGGATTCTATGAAATCGATCCTTGGGAGTTATGGAGAGATTTTCCATGTATATGAGGATGAGGTAGCGATCCTGTCCAAGGTAGCTGAAGAAGAATTCTTACCACATCTAATTGCATTTCGGATACTTCTCCGCTCCGATTATTTTACGGCTTCCGGAATTTCTTTCCGGATCAACGCAACCATAGCCACCGCGAGCGGAAAAAAAGATCTGTATTATAAGGCGAGGTTAGCGCTCGTCAAAGCAAGCCAAGAGCCTGAGTTTGATTCGGAATCAGGGATCTATACCTACTCCGAGAAGATGGACGACCAGGATCTATACAAGATCAATATGGATCTGGGAAAAAGACTGAACCAGGCAATCCATTCCGGCAATGTAGTACCTTATTTCCAAGGGATCATGGACAACCAAACGGGTAAGGTAGAAAAATTCGAATGCCTTGCGAGGATTGTAGAAGATGGAAAAGTATATGCACCCGCAAGCTTTTTGTATCTGGCAAAATCCACAGGGCTTTTAAGAAGAATTAGTCCTATCCTTTTTGAAAAAGCACTTCGAAAATTTTCGGATTCACCTTATTCATTCTCTATTAATCTTTCCGAGACTGAATTAGAGAGCCCGAGTTTTCCGAAATGGGCTTCCTCTCGTATGGAACATTACGGCATCAATCCTTCCAGAGTGACTTTTGAAATTTTAGAAACCGCAAGCTTTCATGGAAATCCGGAGAGACTGAAAGTGATTTCAGAACTGAAGGAGCTCGGTGCGAAAATTGCGATCGATGATTTCGGAGTGGAACATTCTAATTTTTCCAGATTGTTGGAGATCCAACCTGACTTCATCAAGATAGATGGAAAATTTATCCAGTCCTTGGAAAGAAATCGGACTGCATTCATATTGACTTCTGCGATCACAGAACTTGCTCACAGGATCGGAGCGAAAGTAGTCGCTGAATTCGTTTCTACTCCGGAAGAGCTAAAAGTTGTACGTTCTCTAGGCATAGAATATTCGCAAGGGTACCTAATAATGCAGCCTTCTCCTGACATAACCCCGGTTTCGATAAAAATTATTGAATAG